A stretch of Leucobacter aridicollis DNA encodes these proteins:
- a CDS encoding Fur family transcriptional regulator, producing the protein MPTTHPATESAARLNAVGLRSTAPRRAVLEALQPGGHLDASELYERLKGDLPGTSLQAIYGVLTALVEANLVRRVTPAGGSARYEARVGDNHHHLLCRSCGRLEDVPCAVGAAPCLTPSEDHGFQIEAAEVTFHGLCTDCAVAG; encoded by the coding sequence ATGCCCACAACCCACCCCGCCACGGAATCGGCGGCTCGACTGAACGCCGTCGGGCTGCGCTCCACGGCGCCCCGTCGCGCCGTTCTTGAGGCACTACAGCCGGGTGGGCACCTCGACGCGAGCGAGCTCTACGAGCGTTTGAAGGGCGACCTGCCTGGCACATCGCTCCAGGCCATTTACGGCGTACTCACGGCCCTCGTTGAGGCCAATCTCGTTCGGCGGGTCACGCCAGCCGGCGGGTCCGCCAGGTACGAGGCGCGGGTCGGTGACAATCACCATCACCTGCTGTGCCGGTCGTGCGGGCGCCTCGAGGACGTGCCGTGCGCCGTCGGCGCGGCACCGTGCTTGACCCCCTCTGAGGACCACGGATTTCAGATCGAGGCGGCCGAGGTCACATTCCACGGCCTGTGTACCGACTGCGCAGTTGCGGGCTAA
- a CDS encoding catalase: MAENKTLTTQTGTPVANNEHSLTVGPDGPTVLHDHYLLEKLASFNRERVPERNPHAKGGGAFGEFVVTEDVSKYTRAAVFQPGAKAETLIRFSSVAGEQGSPDTWRDVRGFSLRFYTPEGNLDIVGNNTPTFFIRDGIKFPDFIHSQKRLGASGLRDADMQWDFWTLSPESAHQVTYLMGDRGLSKSWRHLNGYGSHTYQWINAEGERFWVKYHFISQQGVERLSPEEAEKLAGSDADYYRRDLFESIERGEFPSWDVYVQIMPYEEAKTYRFNPFDLTKVWPKADYPRIKVGTFTLNRNPENFFAQIEQAAFTPGNQVPGTGISPDKMLMARVFSYADAHRHRIGANFNQLPVNQPHAGEVNNYQHEGNMRYHFNSAEHRTYSPNSYGPAGGPVADPVAGVEASWEADGTLVRSAHTLRADDDDFGQAGTLYRDVFSAEEKARFHEVLGGQAQAITVDRIREAFFQYWTNVDAELGAILRANYAA, encoded by the coding sequence ATGGCTGAGAACAAAACCCTGACCACGCAGACGGGCACCCCCGTCGCGAACAACGAGCACTCGCTCACCGTTGGCCCCGACGGCCCCACGGTGCTGCACGACCACTACCTGCTCGAGAAGCTCGCGTCGTTCAACCGCGAGCGCGTGCCCGAGCGCAACCCGCACGCGAAGGGCGGCGGCGCGTTTGGTGAGTTCGTCGTGACCGAGGACGTCTCGAAGTACACCCGTGCCGCGGTGTTCCAGCCGGGCGCCAAGGCCGAGACCCTCATCCGCTTCTCGTCGGTTGCCGGCGAGCAGGGCTCCCCCGACACCTGGCGCGACGTCCGCGGCTTCTCGCTGCGTTTCTACACGCCCGAGGGCAACCTCGACATCGTCGGCAACAACACGCCGACGTTCTTCATCCGCGACGGCATCAAGTTCCCGGACTTCATCCACTCGCAGAAGCGCCTCGGGGCATCGGGCCTGCGCGACGCCGACATGCAGTGGGACTTCTGGACCCTCTCCCCCGAGTCCGCACACCAGGTGACCTACCTCATGGGTGACCGTGGCCTCTCGAAGAGCTGGCGCCACCTCAACGGCTACGGTTCGCACACCTACCAGTGGATCAACGCCGAGGGCGAGCGCTTCTGGGTGAAGTACCACTTCATCTCCCAGCAGGGCGTCGAGCGCCTCTCGCCGGAAGAGGCAGAGAAGCTCGCCGGCTCGGACGCCGACTACTACCGTCGCGACCTGTTCGAGTCGATCGAGCGCGGCGAGTTCCCGTCGTGGGACGTCTACGTGCAGATCATGCCGTACGAGGAAGCCAAGACCTACCGCTTCAACCCGTTCGACCTCACGAAGGTGTGGCCGAAGGCTGACTACCCGCGCATCAAGGTTGGCACGTTCACGCTGAACCGCAACCCTGAGAACTTCTTCGCTCAGATCGAGCAGGCAGCGTTCACGCCCGGCAACCAGGTGCCCGGCACCGGCATCTCGCCCGACAAGATGCTCATGGCTCGCGTGTTCTCGTACGCTGACGCGCACCGTCACCGCATCGGCGCGAACTTCAACCAGCTGCCGGTCAACCAGCCGCACGCTGGCGAGGTGAACAACTACCAGCACGAGGGCAACATGCGCTACCACTTCAACAGCGCAGAGCACCGCACCTACTCGCCGAACTCGTACGGCCCGGCTGGCGGCCCGGTGGCCGATCCGGTCGCGGGCGTCGAGGCAAGCTGGGAGGCCGACGGCACGCTCGTCCGCTCCGCGCACACGCTGCGCGCCGACGACGACGACTTCGGCCAGGCGGGCACCCTCTACCGCGACGTGTTCTCGGCTGAGGAGAAGGCACGCTTCCACGAGGTGCTCGGTGGCCAGGCGCAGGCCATCACCGTTGACCGCATCCGCGAGGCGTTCTTCCAGTACTGGACGAACGTCGACGCAGAGCTCGGCGCGATCTTGCGCGCGAACTACGCGGCGTAG
- a CDS encoding polyprenol monophosphomannose synthase, which translates to MQHPVVPESVTHTSVLVVLPTFNERDSLAGVVAAVLDAVPGANVLIIDDNSPDGTGDVADGLASADTRVSVMHRAGKLGLGTAYIAGFQRGLDLGYEFVVEMDSDGSHLPGELPALLNAAASGAELVIGTRWMPGGTIVNWPRHRRMLSRGGTAFARFALRSRLRDLTSGYRVLSRGCVERLGLERIDSEGYAFQVETAWRIERLGVPVAEVPITFVERTTGRSKMSARIMWEAFTNVLRWGVGIRGAREPALQN; encoded by the coding sequence GTGCAGCATCCCGTCGTCCCTGAGAGCGTGACCCACACGAGCGTGCTCGTCGTGCTGCCAACATTCAACGAACGAGACTCGCTCGCCGGAGTCGTCGCTGCCGTGCTCGACGCGGTGCCCGGCGCGAATGTGCTCATCATCGACGACAACAGCCCGGACGGCACCGGCGACGTCGCTGACGGGCTCGCGAGCGCCGACACGCGCGTCTCCGTGATGCACCGAGCCGGTAAACTCGGGCTCGGCACGGCGTACATCGCCGGCTTCCAGCGCGGGCTCGATCTCGGCTACGAGTTCGTCGTTGAGATGGACTCCGACGGCTCGCATCTGCCGGGTGAGCTCCCTGCGCTCCTGAACGCCGCCGCCTCGGGCGCTGAGCTCGTCATCGGCACGAGATGGATGCCGGGCGGCACAATCGTGAACTGGCCACGCCACCGCCGAATGCTGTCTCGGGGCGGGACCGCGTTCGCCCGCTTCGCGCTCCGGTCGCGCCTGCGAGACCTCACGAGCGGCTATCGCGTGCTGTCCCGCGGCTGCGTCGAGCGGCTCGGACTCGAGCGTATCGATTCGGAGGGCTACGCCTTCCAGGTCGAGACCGCCTGGCGCATCGAGCGGCTCGGCGTCCCCGTAGCCGAAGTTCCCATTACGTTCGTCGAGCGCACCACCGGACGGTCGAAGATGTCGGCGCGGATCATGTGGGAGGCCTTCACGAACGTGCTCCGTTGGGGCGTCGGTATCCGCGGGGCACGCGAGCCGGCCCTCCAAAACTAG
- the hpf gene encoding ribosome hibernation-promoting factor, HPF/YfiA family: MDVSIHGRNVEITDRFEQYVESKTEKVAGLLPKAQAFEVRVSRLSDKSPKHGDRVEITLIGPGPVIRAESVGPDKYAAYDIAYGRVLERIRRSKDRAQDRRGRGRTSLGDAAANDFAVVDLQPASAEVIDAVSTGSVPVVTETEEAYSPVVIRSKEFPAERLPVEDAVDQMELVGHDFFLFIDAETDKPSVVYRRKGWNYGVLSLSDS, from the coding sequence ATGGACGTCAGCATCCACGGACGAAATGTCGAGATTACTGATCGCTTTGAGCAGTACGTTGAGTCAAAAACCGAAAAGGTAGCGGGGTTGCTCCCGAAGGCACAGGCCTTCGAAGTGCGCGTTTCGCGTCTGAGTGACAAGAGCCCGAAACATGGTGACCGGGTTGAGATTACGCTGATCGGCCCGGGCCCGGTGATTCGTGCCGAATCCGTGGGGCCCGACAAGTACGCCGCCTACGACATTGCATACGGTCGTGTGCTCGAGCGCATTCGCCGCTCCAAGGATCGTGCTCAGGATCGTCGCGGTCGCGGGCGAACATCCCTCGGAGACGCCGCAGCGAACGACTTCGCCGTCGTAGACCTGCAGCCGGCATCCGCTGAGGTCATCGACGCAGTCTCGACGGGCTCGGTGCCGGTCGTGACCGAAACCGAAGAGGCGTACTCGCCCGTTGTGATCCGTTCGAAGGAGTTCCCGGCAGAGCGCCTACCGGTCGAAGACGCTGTCGACCAGATGGAGCTCGTCGGCCACGACTTCTTCCTGTTCATCGACGCAGAAACCGACAAGCCCAGCGTGGTGTACCGCCGCAAGGGATGGAACTACGGCGTGCTGTCGCTCTCTGACAGCTAG
- a CDS encoding ComF family protein translates to MTDGLRALRELGLDLLALLWPCSCAGCGARDRELCAACAVEAARAPPDGVLDIPALGVPGFAAGPYSGVLRSVLLAYKHRGAYGFNRLLGERMIEPLRAALAAEHHRQSSRASQGSRGPLGSLGSQGSWGSQDSRGSQGSLGSLDETAGRVAPSAPVFVPLPSRRRRERERGYRHVDVILRAGLRAGRLPGRRVRALAPRRGRVGQVGLRPSERERNARLIRVRRASVRAIAGRGVILVDDIATTGATLRAAIAVLEAEGISVVGAVALCAAERRDAPQKTEWKLTGERG, encoded by the coding sequence ATGACAGATGGGCTGCGGGCGCTGCGAGAACTCGGGCTCGACCTACTCGCGCTCCTCTGGCCGTGCTCGTGCGCCGGGTGCGGCGCGCGGGACCGTGAGCTGTGCGCGGCATGCGCCGTAGAGGCTGCACGCGCCCCGCCTGACGGCGTTCTAGACATCCCAGCACTCGGAGTGCCGGGCTTCGCCGCGGGCCCGTATAGCGGGGTGTTGCGCTCGGTGCTGCTCGCGTACAAGCATCGTGGGGCCTACGGGTTCAATCGCCTGCTCGGGGAACGGATGATCGAGCCGCTCCGCGCTGCGCTCGCCGCAGAGCACCACCGGCAGAGCTCTCGGGCTTCGCAGGGCTCGCGGGGTCCGTTGGGTTCGCTGGGGTCGCAGGGTTCGTGGGGCTCGCAGGACTCACGCGGGTCGCAAGGTTCGCTGGGGTCGCTCGACGAGACCGCCGGGCGGGTGGCTCCGAGCGCGCCAGTGTTTGTGCCCCTCCCGTCCCGGAGACGTCGCGAGCGGGAACGCGGGTACCGACACGTTGACGTGATTCTGCGCGCCGGGCTGCGGGCCGGCCGGCTGCCAGGCAGACGTGTCCGAGCGCTCGCGCCACGGCGCGGCCGCGTGGGACAGGTCGGGTTGCGTCCAAGCGAGAGGGAACGCAACGCGCGGCTCATCCGCGTGCGCCGCGCCTCCGTGCGGGCGATTGCTGGGAGGGGCGTGATCCTCGTCGATGACATTGCGACGACCGGCGCCACGCTCCGGGCAGCAATCGCCGTGCTCGAAGCGGAGGGGATCTCCGTTGTGGGAGCTGTGGCCTTGTGCGCAGCCGAGCGACGCGACGCGCCACAAAAAACAGAGTGGAAGCTCACAGGCGAAAGGGGGTAA
- a CDS encoding LpqB family beta-propeller domain-containing protein → MTQRNTKRASRAVLGVVVAATMSLSACAAIPGSGAVQPGLTDINQAEQALQFSAFGPSAGATQEELVRGFITAARSPIDDYSVAREYLTPEYADQWDPYFGVLVWEGSRPFRPDGDAAGMLLLSVVAEVDPEGRLLLTEAGESTELRFEFTREGDEWRISSAPAGVILDRATFDAIWSQHQVNFLGAGGRLVPDTRWFLSRAALSTEIVNALLEGPSERFELVARSGFPEGTSLTKNAVTVEDGLARVDIKGEGLNNPNAQEEMLLQLQTSLQTVSGVNRVELLIEGTPVKRKPQAVAPMTPSQVGAKLAGMQNGKFGVFTASGIEPVIGISPVVEELDGDAIALSRSKTVAAVRTAAGVHIVSQGFTAVIDGRKGLLAPSVDDDLWTWSLSAAEPTKMHVASASGAQHDIVIPWLDGLDVRAVGIAPGGAMIGALIDDGGKSYVLVGGILRENEGGMPTAVTPKADVELWASGEALDFDWIDQNRFVAVTKQGTAGKVTVGGPGTFPSEQGSVPDAEEIFGGGNRTQIRVLTTNGELFAPQGASGWQRVAADVEVIAKRG, encoded by the coding sequence ATGACTCAGCGCAACACCAAGCGCGCGTCGCGCGCCGTGCTCGGCGTCGTCGTCGCGGCGACGATGTCGCTCAGCGCGTGCGCCGCGATTCCAGGATCCGGCGCGGTTCAGCCTGGCCTCACCGACATCAACCAGGCTGAGCAGGCGCTCCAGTTCAGCGCGTTCGGCCCGTCGGCGGGGGCGACGCAGGAGGAACTCGTGCGCGGGTTCATCACCGCCGCGCGATCGCCAATCGATGACTACTCAGTCGCACGTGAGTACCTCACCCCCGAGTACGCCGATCAGTGGGACCCCTACTTCGGTGTGCTCGTCTGGGAGGGATCGCGGCCGTTCCGACCCGACGGCGATGCCGCGGGCATGCTGCTGCTCTCGGTCGTCGCAGAGGTGGACCCAGAGGGGCGACTGCTGCTGACGGAGGCGGGGGAGAGCACCGAGCTCCGCTTCGAGTTCACTCGCGAGGGCGACGAGTGGCGGATCTCGTCGGCTCCCGCTGGCGTGATCCTCGACCGCGCGACGTTTGACGCGATCTGGTCGCAGCATCAGGTGAACTTCCTCGGCGCCGGCGGCAGGCTGGTGCCCGACACGAGATGGTTCCTGTCGCGGGCGGCGCTCTCGACCGAGATCGTGAATGCGCTGCTCGAGGGGCCGAGCGAGCGGTTCGAACTCGTCGCGCGGTCTGGGTTCCCCGAGGGGACCTCGCTCACGAAGAACGCCGTCACCGTCGAGGACGGGCTCGCCCGCGTCGACATCAAGGGCGAAGGGCTCAACAATCCGAACGCCCAGGAAGAGATGCTGCTGCAGCTCCAGACGAGTCTGCAGACCGTCTCGGGAGTGAATCGCGTGGAGCTGCTCATCGAGGGGACGCCGGTGAAGCGGAAGCCGCAGGCCGTGGCGCCGATGACGCCGTCGCAGGTGGGGGCGAAGCTCGCCGGGATGCAGAACGGCAAGTTCGGTGTTTTCACTGCCTCGGGCATCGAACCCGTCATCGGGATCAGCCCGGTCGTCGAAGAACTCGACGGTGACGCGATTGCGCTGTCGCGGTCGAAGACCGTCGCGGCCGTCCGCACCGCAGCCGGTGTGCACATCGTCTCGCAAGGGTTCACCGCCGTCATCGACGGGCGCAAGGGGCTGCTCGCTCCGAGCGTGGATGACGACCTGTGGACCTGGTCACTGTCGGCCGCCGAGCCCACCAAGATGCACGTCGCGAGCGCCTCGGGCGCACAGCACGACATCGTGATTCCCTGGCTCGACGGGCTCGACGTCCGGGCTGTCGGCATCGCGCCTGGCGGCGCCATGATCGGCGCGCTTATCGACGATGGCGGGAAGAGCTACGTCCTGGTCGGGGGGATCCTCAGGGAGAACGAGGGCGGGATGCCAACGGCGGTCACACCGAAGGCCGACGTCGAACTGTGGGCAAGCGGAGAGGCGCTCGACTTCGACTGGATCGATCAGAATCGCTTTGTCGCCGTCACGAAGCAGGGGACGGCTGGCAAGGTGACAGTTGGTGGGCCGGGTACCTTCCCGAGCGAGCAGGGCTCGGTACCGGACGCCGAGGAGATCTTTGGCGGCGGCAACCGGACACAGATTCGGGTGCTCACCACAAACGGGGAGCTGTTCGCGCCGCAGGGTGCGAGCGGCTGGCAGCGGGTCGCGGCCGATGTCGAGGTGATCGCAAAGCGCGGCTAG
- the mtrB gene encoding MtrAB system histidine kinase MtrB, whose product MTEPRSRGRVQRTWRRLRLRWIKLTQPVLGPFRARWRRSLMLRTMTITGLVTGAMIAIAGVFLLTSVSNDLYQSRLEQSLQDSARATVQAQRMIDSFDPADRGGLQSLQTSVLRTVQDTSSSQMIYIRRQENQAPFPELSPVASTPSALGQAVSEELANAVLVAEEPQYWQAVTFRDGEAKDSPGIVVGSSLKFPAGAGVFDLFIGYELSATAETLSFVQRTLLFTAAGLMLFIGLLVWVISRIVFRPIRVAADTSRRLAAGEPDARMPLQHDEHFDVLSEGFNDMADTLQARIQELDDLSEMQQRFVSDVSHELRTPLTTIRLASEVLSGQQDTLAPGQQRAVEVLSTQVGRFESLLTDLLEISRYDAGRVTLETEPTNLVHLVDEVVTLLRPLSSSLIEVRPLGGYTPVDVDARRIRRIVSNLVGNAIEHGEDRPIVVTVDSNAHAIAVSVRDWGVGMSADDVDHVFDRFWRADPSRKRTLGGTGLGLAIAREDAAVHGGFLEVWSARGVGTNFRLTLPRGDEVTDFVSPIPLIPEDVADGADVRETTGGWLKRPFRRSIKTPKEGRS is encoded by the coding sequence ATGACTGAGCCAAGGTCTCGCGGTCGAGTGCAGCGGACGTGGCGGCGCCTGCGCTTGCGCTGGATCAAGCTGACCCAGCCCGTGCTCGGTCCCTTCCGTGCGCGGTGGCGGCGCTCGCTCATGCTCCGCACGATGACAATCACTGGCCTCGTGACCGGCGCGATGATCGCGATCGCTGGGGTCTTTCTCCTCACGAGCGTGAGCAACGACCTCTATCAGTCGCGCCTGGAGCAGTCGCTGCAGGACTCGGCGCGCGCAACGGTGCAGGCGCAGCGCATGATCGACTCGTTCGACCCCGCCGACCGGGGCGGGCTGCAGTCGCTGCAGACGTCCGTACTTCGGACGGTGCAGGATACGTCGTCGAGCCAGATGATCTACATTCGGCGCCAGGAGAACCAAGCGCCGTTCCCTGAGCTCTCGCCCGTCGCGAGCACCCCATCAGCGCTCGGGCAGGCGGTGAGCGAGGAACTCGCGAACGCCGTACTCGTCGCCGAGGAGCCCCAGTACTGGCAGGCGGTGACCTTCCGCGACGGCGAAGCGAAGGACTCGCCGGGCATCGTCGTTGGCTCGTCCCTGAAGTTCCCGGCCGGCGCCGGCGTGTTCGACCTGTTCATCGGCTACGAACTGTCGGCGACCGCTGAGACGCTCTCGTTCGTCCAGCGCACGCTCCTGTTCACCGCGGCAGGCCTGATGCTGTTCATCGGCCTGCTCGTCTGGGTGATCTCCCGCATCGTCTTCCGGCCAATTCGCGTCGCAGCCGACACGAGCCGTCGGCTCGCAGCGGGCGAGCCTGATGCGCGTATGCCGCTGCAACACGACGAGCACTTTGACGTGCTCTCGGAGGGATTCAACGACATGGCCGACACGCTGCAGGCGCGCATCCAGGAGCTCGACGACCTCTCCGAAATGCAGCAGCGGTTTGTGTCCGACGTCTCCCATGAGCTGCGCACACCGCTCACGACGATCCGGCTCGCGAGCGAGGTGCTCAGCGGCCAGCAGGACACGCTGGCGCCGGGTCAGCAGCGCGCGGTTGAGGTGCTGAGTACGCAGGTTGGCCGGTTCGAATCGCTCCTCACCGACCTGCTCGAGATCTCCCGGTACGACGCAGGGCGCGTGACGCTGGAGACGGAGCCCACGAACCTCGTCCACCTCGTTGACGAGGTGGTGACGCTCCTCCGCCCGCTGTCCTCGAGCCTCATCGAGGTGCGGCCGCTCGGCGGCTATACCCCCGTCGATGTCGACGCGAGGCGAATCAGACGCATCGTGTCGAACCTCGTCGGAAACGCGATCGAGCACGGTGAGGATCGGCCGATCGTCGTCACCGTTGATTCGAACGCGCACGCGATCGCCGTCTCGGTGCGTGACTGGGGCGTCGGGATGAGCGCAGACGACGTCGACCATGTCTTCGACAGGTTTTGGCGCGCCGACCCGTCGCGGAAGCGCACGCTTGGCGGCACCGGTCTCGGTCTCGCCATCGCCCGGGAGGATGCCGCGGTGCACGGCGGCTTCCTCGAAGTGTGGTCGGCGAGGGGCGTCGGCACGAACTTCAGACTCACCCTCCCGCGCGGCGACGAGGTCACCGACTTCGTCTCGCCGATCCCGCTCATCCCCGAGGACGTGGCGGATGGAGCTGACGTTCGCGAGACGACGGGAGGATGGCTGAAACGCCCATTCCGTCGGAGCATCAAGACGCCGAAGGAAGGCCGATCATGA
- the mtrA gene encoding MtrAB system response regulator MtrA encodes MSARILVVDDDRALAEMLSMVLQGEGFLVEHAYDGFEAVEQFRATRPDLVLLDVMLPGLDGIGVCEQIRAESGVPIIMLTARTDTRDVVRGLEVGADDYVVKPFNPAELIARIRARLREPQEDTNETLMIGDLHIDVAGHEVKRGDEVIALTPLEFDLLAILARKPQQVFTREVLLEKVWGYQYKADTRLVNVHVQRLRAKIEIDPDRPAIVTTVRGVGYRAGARAE; translated from the coding sequence ATGAGCGCACGAATCCTCGTAGTGGATGACGACAGAGCACTCGCTGAGATGCTGAGCATGGTGCTGCAGGGAGAAGGATTCCTTGTCGAGCATGCGTACGACGGCTTCGAAGCCGTCGAGCAGTTCCGTGCGACGCGCCCTGATCTTGTGCTTCTCGACGTGATGCTGCCTGGGCTCGACGGGATCGGGGTCTGCGAGCAGATCCGCGCGGAGTCCGGCGTACCGATCATCATGCTGACGGCCCGCACCGATACCCGCGACGTCGTGCGCGGGCTCGAGGTCGGCGCCGACGACTACGTCGTGAAGCCGTTCAACCCGGCCGAGCTCATCGCGCGTATCCGCGCCCGCCTCCGCGAACCGCAGGAGGACACGAACGAGACGCTGATGATCGGCGACCTGCACATCGACGTCGCGGGCCACGAGGTCAAGCGGGGCGACGAGGTCATCGCGCTCACGCCACTCGAGTTCGATCTCCTCGCGATCCTCGCCCGCAAACCCCAGCAGGTCTTCACCCGCGAGGTGCTGCTCGAGAAGGTGTGGGGCTACCAGTACAAGGCAGATACGCGCCTCGTCAACGTTCACGTCCAGCGGCTGCGCGCGAAGATCGAGATCGATCCTGATCGCCCGGCGATTGTGACGACCGTGCGCGGGGTCGGATACCGTGCTGGTGCGCGCGCAGAATAG
- a CDS encoding metallopeptidase family protein gives MTSRTPRTQGRPTRHGRRPIRSSITGPALANPQSRVTKFEADARGAVEFLQRALPEELHGVQIGFQTVPAAIGESSMPMLYSIDRAARSIMLYRMPIQRSKGLHVDDDEHRRYFVEHCVYRAVCEYLGREPWELLPGRFDHY, from the coding sequence ATGACTTCTCGGACCCCGCGGACGCAAGGGCGGCCAACGCGGCACGGGCGGCGCCCGATCCGCTCGTCGATCACCGGGCCCGCGCTCGCGAACCCGCAGAGCAGGGTCACGAAGTTCGAGGCCGACGCTCGGGGTGCCGTCGAGTTCCTGCAGCGTGCCCTCCCCGAGGAGCTGCACGGAGTACAGATCGGCTTTCAAACGGTGCCCGCGGCGATCGGCGAGAGTTCGATGCCGATGCTGTACTCGATCGACCGCGCGGCGCGGAGCATCATGCTGTACCGGATGCCGATCCAGCGGAGCAAGGGGCTGCACGTCGACGACGACGAGCACCGGCGCTACTTTGTCGAGCACTGCGTGTACCGCGCCGTGTGCGAATATCTCGGTCGCGAACCGTGGGAACTGCTGCCCGGAAGGTTCGACCACTACTAG
- a CDS encoding DUF5719 family protein gives MSTSKRFVRGGARALTGLVITGAAAAGVLLLGTVQLPGVERAPHAVKVSTTQTGERSIVCAGAFAELGADPSRPDVAVPVGEASVVVSGDGELGTLSGGEGASASGARVLTGAAEASIAAAQSQKLSSASLRGATASACVEPVNEQWLVGGASTLGLSTTLSLGNASEVPATVQISVFDENGEIDAVQTSGVIVTPNSEQIVSLNGYAPNRERLAVRVTSTGAPVTASLGVARVDGIVPVGTSAVTRQLRPEQQLVIPGVANEDSHDHEEVPTDTGPADRFPVLVHAIAPGDAAGSATISAIDAKGVRTELGVIELEPRIVGALAVEAWPHDATAIVVDADVPVFAGAEGAANSGETHDFQWFAAAPTIPANTPTAAPVTPGGALIVANTGDREAEVTVAGGKEQQLKIAPGSAVVVPGEGSRTLTSTEPVHAGVRMIGSGSIAGYPIMPRAEHTGQLTVYTR, from the coding sequence ATGAGCACGAGTAAGAGGTTTGTCCGCGGCGGTGCCCGCGCGCTCACCGGCCTCGTCATCACCGGAGCCGCCGCCGCTGGCGTGCTGCTGCTTGGAACGGTTCAGCTGCCGGGCGTCGAGCGCGCGCCGCACGCCGTCAAGGTGAGCACCACCCAGACGGGCGAGCGCAGCATCGTGTGCGCTGGCGCATTCGCCGAACTCGGGGCCGATCCCTCGCGCCCCGATGTCGCCGTGCCTGTTGGCGAGGCGAGCGTCGTCGTGAGCGGCGACGGTGAGCTGGGCACGCTCAGCGGCGGCGAGGGCGCGAGCGCGAGCGGTGCACGCGTGCTGACGGGCGCCGCTGAGGCATCGATCGCGGCCGCCCAGAGCCAGAAGCTGTCGTCTGCATCGCTGCGAGGCGCAACGGCGAGCGCGTGCGTCGAGCCCGTGAACGAGCAGTGGCTTGTTGGCGGCGCGAGCACGCTCGGACTCTCCACCACGCTCAGCCTCGGCAACGCGAGCGAGGTGCCTGCGACCGTGCAGATCTCCGTGTTCGACGAGAACGGCGAGATCGACGCCGTGCAGACCTCGGGCGTCATTGTGACGCCGAACTCCGAGCAGATCGTCTCCCTCAACGGCTACGCACCGAACCGCGAGCGCCTCGCCGTGCGCGTGACGAGCACAGGCGCGCCGGTCACGGCAAGCCTCGGCGTCGCGCGCGTGGACGGCATCGTGCCTGTCGGCACGTCCGCGGTTACCCGGCAGCTTCGTCCCGAGCAGCAGCTCGTCATTCCCGGCGTCGCGAACGAGGACTCGCACGACCACGAGGAGGTGCCGACCGACACTGGCCCGGCCGACCGCTTCCCTGTGCTCGTGCACGCGATCGCCCCGGGCGACGCCGCAGGCAGCGCAACGATCTCGGCGATTGACGCGAAGGGCGTCCGCACCGAGCTTGGTGTCATCGAGTTGGAGCCGCGCATCGTCGGCGCGCTTGCGGTCGAGGCGTGGCCGCACGACGCAACCGCAATCGTCGTCGACGCCGACGTGCCGGTCTTCGCTGGTGCGGAAGGCGCAGCGAACTCCGGCGAGACGCACGACTTCCAGTGGTTCGCTGCGGCGCCGACGATCCCGGCGAATACGCCGACGGCCGCTCCGGTGACCCCGGGCGGGGCGCTCATCGTCGCGAACACGGGCGACAGGGAGGCCGAGGTCACCGTCGCCGGTGGCAAGGAGCAACAGCTGAAGATCGCTCCCGGGTCCGCGGTCGTCGTGCCCGGTGAGGGCAGCCGCACGCTCACGAGCACCGAGCCCGTGCATGCCGGCGTGCGCATGATCGGCAGCGGTTCGATCGCAGGCTACCCGATCATGCCGCGGGCCGAGCACACTGGGCAGCTCACGGTCTACACCCGCTAG